Proteins encoded by one window of Yersinia massiliensis:
- a CDS encoding DUF2291 family protein translates to MWFSTLSKAGGLLVISAVLVACTVVDLDENGKPILPVDPNAVVSDYNQPSDKVASTIWVSKVMPFANSNALSWQQVKQQSQPATGKNSQSHFVRFSGKVVAVDTEGREGTIKIAVEGDEQALQLGPIVKGNAIRDASTFIRFEDFKNQVQYAQLSKALSKRALQDVPKPDGSWVGQQVEVLAAVTVTPTGLSNAVPLSLNKENP, encoded by the coding sequence ATGTGGTTCAGTACCCTATCGAAAGCAGGCGGTTTGTTGGTGATTAGCGCCGTGCTGGTGGCTTGTACTGTGGTGGATTTGGATGAAAACGGCAAACCGATCTTGCCGGTTGATCCCAATGCCGTCGTCAGTGACTACAACCAGCCCTCAGACAAAGTCGCCTCCACTATTTGGGTCAGCAAAGTCATGCCGTTCGCCAACAGCAATGCGCTCAGTTGGCAACAAGTGAAGCAACAAAGCCAGCCAGCAACAGGGAAAAATAGCCAAAGTCATTTTGTTCGCTTTAGCGGAAAAGTGGTGGCGGTAGACACAGAAGGGCGGGAAGGAACGATTAAAATCGCGGTGGAAGGCGATGAACAAGCGCTGCAATTGGGGCCAATCGTCAAAGGCAATGCTATCCGTGATGCGTCCACCTTTATCCGCTTCGAAGATTTTAAAAATCAAGTGCAATACGCGCAGCTTTCTAAGGCGCTCAGTAAACGTGCTTTGCAGGATGTGCCAAAACCAGATGGCAGTTGGGTGGGGCAACAAGTTGAGGTCTTGGCGGCGGTCACAGTAACCCCTACCGGCCTGAGCAATGCGGTGCCGCTCAGTTTGAATAAGGAGAACCCCTAA
- a CDS encoding type II toxin-antitoxin system RelE/ParE family toxin, whose amino-acid sequence MSRKVIDWRGSALEDLKVFPESARAVAGRQLRNIQYGLEPNDFKPINNWGSGVIEIRLDDNSKAYRVVYIAKFEEKIYVLHSFQKKSQNTSQKDVNIIKTRYKEVIHERRTKNDR is encoded by the coding sequence ATGAGTAGAAAAGTAATAGATTGGCGTGGCAGCGCACTTGAAGATTTAAAGGTTTTTCCGGAAAGTGCACGTGCCGTTGCGGGGAGGCAATTACGAAATATCCAATATGGCCTAGAACCTAACGACTTCAAACCCATTAATAATTGGGGATCCGGTGTTATTGAGATACGTTTGGACGATAATTCAAAAGCTTATCGCGTAGTGTATATTGCTAAATTTGAAGAGAAAATTTACGTTTTGCACAGTTTTCAAAAAAAATCACAAAATACCAGCCAGAAAGATGTCAACATTATTAAAACACGTTACAAAGAAGTTATTCATGAGCGGAGAACAAAAAATGACAGATAA
- the dmsD gene encoding Tat proofreading chaperone DmsD: MGTDFNYQQIALTGRVLGALFYCEPDSPACSEIVAQLQAGTWVSEWPYGLETELMPIAARLAQVSPEETLEAAWQRLFIGPYALPAPPWGSVYLDKENVLFGDSTVKLRDWMAQQQVEVTLAQQEPEDHIGLLLMMAAWLAEHQPADLPVLLADHLLPWGYRYLALLQADANHPFYQGLAALTTLTLTHWQHQLQVTPTVVELYR; encoded by the coding sequence ATGGGAACGGATTTCAATTATCAACAGATTGCGCTGACAGGGCGGGTACTGGGTGCGCTGTTCTATTGTGAACCCGATAGCCCAGCATGCAGCGAGATTGTGGCGCAGTTACAAGCGGGCACATGGGTGAGCGAGTGGCCCTATGGCCTCGAGACCGAACTGATGCCTATTGCGGCGCGTTTAGCGCAAGTCTCGCCAGAAGAGACATTAGAAGCAGCATGGCAGCGTCTGTTTATCGGCCCCTATGCGCTGCCCGCGCCACCTTGGGGTTCGGTCTATCTGGATAAAGAGAATGTGCTGTTTGGTGATTCCACGGTAAAACTGCGCGATTGGATGGCGCAGCAGCAAGTGGAGGTCACTTTGGCGCAGCAAGAACCAGAGGATCATATCGGCTTATTGTTGATGATGGCCGCTTGGCTAGCCGAGCATCAGCCCGCAGATTTGCCCGTTTTACTGGCTGATCACTTGCTCCCTTGGGGGTATCGTTATTTGGCTTTATTGCAAGCGGATGCCAACCACCCGTTTTATCAAGGGTTGGCAGCGTTGACGACGTTGACGCTGACGCATTGGCAGCATCAGTTGCAGGTCACGCCAACGGTGGTTGAGTTATATCGTTGA
- a CDS encoding DMSO/selenate family reductase complex B subunit, with amino-acid sequence MMTQYGFYIDSSRCTGCKTCELACKDFKNLSTDVSFRRIYEYAGGDWQQDNGTWHQNVFAYYLSIACNHCSDPACTKVCPSGAMHKRDDGFVVVSEDICIGCRYCHMACPYGAPQYDETKGHMTKCDGCYERVAAGKKPICVDSCPLRALDMAPIDELREKYGELAEIAPLPAAHFTLPNIVVKPNANSRPVRDTTGHLANPEEV; translated from the coding sequence CTGATGACGCAATATGGTTTTTACATCGACTCCAGCCGTTGTACAGGGTGCAAAACTTGCGAGCTGGCGTGCAAGGATTTCAAAAACTTATCTACCGATGTCAGTTTCCGGCGTATCTACGAATATGCCGGCGGTGACTGGCAACAGGATAACGGCACATGGCATCAGAATGTGTTCGCTTACTACCTATCAATTGCTTGCAATCACTGTAGTGATCCGGCCTGCACCAAAGTCTGCCCCAGTGGTGCCATGCATAAACGGGACGATGGGTTTGTGGTGGTGAGTGAAGATATTTGCATTGGGTGCCGATACTGTCATATGGCCTGTCCATATGGTGCACCGCAGTATGACGAAACAAAAGGGCATATGACCAAGTGTGACGGCTGCTACGAGCGTGTCGCCGCCGGTAAGAAGCCTATTTGTGTCGATTCATGCCCACTGCGAGCGCTGGATATGGCCCCGATTGATGAGCTGCGAGAAAAATATGGCGAGTTGGCTGAAATTGCACCACTGCCTGCCGCCCATTTCACGCTGCCAAATATCGTCGTGAAACCGAATGCCAATAGCCGCCCGGTGCGTGATACCACCGGTCATTTAGCCAATCCGGAGGAGGTATAA
- a CDS encoding D-ribose ABC transporter substrate-binding protein, with product MKNTLLKSCLTAALISMAGVAGAASNGLIAIITPSHDNPFFKAEAEGAKAKATELGYTVLVASHDDDVNKQNQLLETAIARKAKAIILDNAGSDATIGPLKKAKAAGIPTFLIDREINETGIAVSQIVSNNYQGAQLGAEKFVTLMGGKGKYVELLGRESDTNAHVRSQGYHDVIDEHSDMKMVAQQTANWSQTEAFNRMESILQANPDITGVISGNDTMALGAEAALKAAGRNDVIVVGFDGSDYVRDSIINKGNIKATVLQPGWAQAQMAVVQADKYLKTGSTGQEEKQLMDCVLIDENNAKNLNVFALKE from the coding sequence ATGAAAAATACCCTACTGAAATCCTGTCTTACCGCAGCATTGATCTCAATGGCGGGTGTTGCTGGTGCCGCCAGCAACGGTCTGATCGCCATCATCACCCCCTCACACGATAATCCTTTCTTTAAAGCTGAAGCGGAAGGTGCCAAAGCCAAAGCGACAGAGCTGGGATACACCGTACTGGTGGCTTCTCATGATGACGATGTGAACAAACAGAACCAATTGTTGGAAACGGCTATCGCGCGCAAAGCGAAGGCCATCATTCTCGATAACGCGGGATCTGATGCCACCATCGGGCCATTGAAAAAAGCCAAAGCAGCAGGGATCCCGACTTTCCTGATTGATCGCGAGATCAATGAAACAGGGATTGCGGTTTCACAGATCGTGTCCAACAACTATCAAGGCGCGCAATTGGGCGCAGAGAAGTTTGTCACCTTGATGGGCGGCAAAGGCAAATATGTTGAATTGCTGGGCCGTGAATCTGACACCAACGCCCATGTTCGCTCGCAGGGTTATCACGATGTGATTGACGAACATAGCGACATGAAAATGGTCGCCCAACAGACGGCAAACTGGAGCCAAACGGAAGCCTTCAACCGTATGGAGTCCATTTTGCAGGCTAACCCAGATATTACTGGGGTCATTTCCGGTAACGACACCATGGCATTAGGCGCTGAAGCCGCATTAAAAGCTGCGGGCCGTAATGATGTCATCGTGGTCGGTTTTGACGGCAGCGATTATGTCCGTGACTCCATCATCAACAAGGGCAACATCAAAGCGACTGTGCTTCAACCAGGTTGGGCACAAGCCCAGATGGCGGTGGTTCAGGCGGATAAATACCTGAAAACCGGTTCAACGGGTCAGGAAGAAAAACAACTGATGGATTGCGTATTGATTGATGAAAACAATGCCAAAAACCTGAATGTCTTTGCGCTGAAAGAGTAA
- a CDS encoding L-fuculose-phosphate aldolase: MKREALARDIINTCLEMTRLGLNQGTAGNVSVRYQDGFLITPSGIAYDKLTESHIVYIDADGHHEEGKVPSSEWRFHQVVYQTRPDANAVVHNHSVHCTAVSILNRPIPAIHYMIAAAGGNDIPCAPYATFGTKALSEHVAVAMKHRKATLLQHHGLIACEENLAKALWLAHEVEVLATLLLAILPIVDEVPVLSKEEISVVLEKFKTYGLRVEA, encoded by the coding sequence ATGAAGAGAGAAGCACTGGCGCGCGATATTATTAATACTTGTCTGGAAATGACCCGCTTGGGTCTGAATCAGGGAACCGCCGGCAATGTTAGCGTGCGTTATCAAGATGGGTTTCTCATTACGCCATCCGGAATCGCCTACGACAAACTCACCGAGTCACACATCGTTTATATCGATGCGGACGGTCATCATGAGGAGGGTAAGGTCCCTTCCAGCGAGTGGCGTTTTCATCAGGTGGTCTATCAGACTCGGCCTGATGCTAATGCAGTGGTCCACAACCATTCCGTACATTGCACTGCCGTGTCGATTCTTAACCGCCCCATCCCCGCGATTCATTACATGATTGCCGCCGCGGGAGGCAACGATATTCCCTGTGCGCCTTATGCCACATTTGGCACCAAAGCGCTGTCGGAACATGTTGCCGTGGCAATGAAACACCGCAAGGCGACGTTACTGCAACACCACGGGCTGATTGCCTGCGAGGAGAATTTGGCGAAAGCATTGTGGCTGGCCCATGAGGTTGAAGTGCTGGCAACACTGCTATTGGCCATCCTGCCGATTGTCGATGAGGTGCCGGTGCTATCCAAAGAAGAGATCAGCGTGGTGTTGGAGAAATTTAAAACCTACGGCTTGCGCGTCGAAGCGTAA
- a CDS encoding dimethyl sulfoxide reductase anchor subunit family protein has protein sequence MGMGWHEWPLMVFTVLGQCVVGGFIVLGLALILGDLNRGQQQRLHRSMFVLWVLMALAFIASTLHLGSPMRAFNSLNQVGESALSNEIAAGSAFFAVAGIYWLLAVFDKMPVVLGKIWLVIAMILGVVFVYAMCRVYSIDTVPTWDNLYTPLGFALTTLIIGPMLGYLLLQWSGVNGYMMQQLPLISVLAVIISVASVIMQAASLPMIYSSVQQATDLIPLYGTLMVWRLVLLVLGLGCWICPLIRGRAPMTLGMVFAVLLMMAGELIGRGVFYGLHMTVGMAVGG, from the coding sequence ATGGGTATGGGATGGCATGAGTGGCCACTGATGGTCTTTACCGTTTTGGGGCAGTGCGTAGTGGGGGGCTTTATTGTTCTCGGCTTGGCATTGATATTGGGCGATTTGAATCGTGGGCAGCAGCAGCGATTACATCGCAGTATGTTCGTATTGTGGGTGCTGATGGCGCTGGCCTTTATTGCCTCGACGCTGCATTTAGGCTCCCCGATGCGCGCGTTCAACTCACTGAATCAAGTGGGGGAATCTGCACTCAGTAATGAGATCGCTGCGGGTTCAGCCTTTTTCGCCGTGGCGGGGATTTACTGGTTGTTGGCGGTATTCGATAAAATGCCCGTCGTGCTCGGCAAGATATGGTTGGTGATTGCGATGATCTTGGGCGTGGTATTTGTGTATGCCATGTGTCGCGTCTATTCCATAGATACGGTGCCAACCTGGGACAATCTCTATACGCCGCTGGGCTTCGCATTAACTACGCTGATTATTGGGCCGATGTTGGGGTATCTATTGCTGCAATGGTCGGGGGTTAATGGCTACATGATGCAGCAACTGCCGCTGATCAGTGTATTGGCGGTGATTATCAGTGTCGCCAGTGTCATCATGCAGGCAGCAAGTTTGCCGATGATTTACAGCTCAGTCCAGCAGGCTACGGATCTGATCCCCTTGTACGGTACGCTAATGGTTTGGCGATTGGTGTTGTTGGTCTTGGGGCTAGGGTGCTGGATTTGTCCGCTGATCAGAGGGCGCGCGCCAATGACTCTCGGTATGGTCTTTGCCGTGCTGTTGATGATGGCCGGTGAGCTGATTGGTCGTGGTGTGTTTTATGGGCTACATATGACGGTTGGTATGGCGGTGGGTGGGTAA
- a CDS encoding sugar ABC transporter ATP-binding protein, with protein MDHRPDIVMRAEDISMRFPGTLALDSVSYNVYRGKVNVIIGENGAGKSTLMKILAGVQQQTSGQIYLNGQLVTIANTREAAALGIGMVHQELNLSENLNVAENIFLGREIQQGLKPINQAAQELIAEQLMVRLDQAISPKEMVSNLKVGQQQLIEIAKALAEQADILILDEPTSALSKTEVDILFRVIRELTRQGVSIVYISHRLEELMAIGDYITILRDGRFQAEAAVKDIDVPWIVREMLGSDPVSSFLHPDRTFGAPMMEVDNVTLINESGNTVVNQVSLQVRAGEIVGIYGLMGAGRTELFECLLGTQQNYLGTIRLNGTAINGKTSTAERIRLGMSLVPEDRKKTGIFPVSSVANNLTISSLWRRLKNRFAIWQESESQVVATVIGDLSIKVSSPEVEIQALSGGNQQKVVIGRSLLTSPNILLLDEPTRGIDVGAKADVFEMMVKLSEQGIGILFSTSDLKEIMAVSDRILVMSNGKLTANVSRQLANESALVTASAQGFE; from the coding sequence ATGGACCACAGACCTGACATCGTCATGCGTGCTGAGGACATTTCGATGCGTTTTCCCGGCACATTGGCACTCGATTCCGTGAGTTACAATGTTTATCGCGGCAAAGTGAATGTCATCATCGGTGAGAATGGTGCCGGCAAATCGACGCTAATGAAGATCCTCGCAGGGGTGCAGCAACAGACCTCTGGGCAAATCTACCTGAACGGGCAATTAGTGACGATTGCCAATACCCGCGAGGCGGCAGCGCTGGGTATCGGCATGGTGCATCAGGAATTAAATTTATCGGAAAACCTGAACGTCGCGGAAAACATCTTTCTAGGACGCGAGATCCAACAAGGGCTAAAACCGATTAATCAGGCTGCGCAGGAGTTGATCGCCGAACAATTGATGGTGCGTTTGGATCAGGCCATTTCCCCGAAAGAGATGGTGTCCAACCTGAAAGTAGGCCAGCAACAATTGATTGAAATTGCCAAGGCGCTGGCTGAGCAAGCGGACATTTTGATTCTGGATGAACCGACCTCTGCGTTGAGCAAAACCGAAGTCGACATTCTGTTTCGGGTGATCCGTGAACTGACTCGGCAAGGGGTTTCCATCGTCTACATTTCGCATCGACTGGAAGAGTTAATGGCGATCGGCGACTACATCACCATCTTACGTGATGGTCGTTTTCAGGCTGAAGCAGCCGTCAAAGACATCGATGTACCGTGGATTGTGCGCGAAATGTTGGGGAGCGATCCGGTATCGAGTTTCCTTCATCCCGACCGGACTTTTGGCGCACCCATGATGGAAGTGGATAACGTCACATTGATCAATGAGTCCGGTAACACGGTGGTGAATCAAGTTTCACTGCAAGTGCGGGCGGGGGAGATTGTCGGTATTTACGGTCTGATGGGGGCGGGGCGCACTGAATTATTTGAATGCTTGCTCGGTACTCAGCAGAACTATCTCGGCACGATCCGGCTCAATGGGACGGCGATTAATGGCAAAACCTCCACCGCAGAGCGTATTCGCTTGGGCATGAGTTTGGTGCCAGAAGACCGCAAAAAAACTGGGATTTTCCCTGTTTCTTCGGTGGCAAATAACCTCACCATTTCCAGCTTGTGGCGTCGGTTAAAGAACCGTTTCGCGATCTGGCAGGAAAGTGAATCGCAAGTGGTGGCGACGGTGATCGGTGACCTCTCCATCAAAGTCTCTTCGCCGGAGGTGGAGATTCAGGCACTCAGTGGCGGCAATCAACAGAAAGTAGTGATTGGCCGTTCGTTACTCACCAGCCCCAATATCTTGCTGCTGGATGAGCCGACGCGAGGGATTGATGTCGGTGCGAAAGCAGATGTGTTTGAAATGATGGTGAAACTCTCTGAGCAGGGGATTGGCATTCTCTTTTCTACCTCAGATCTGAAAGAAATCATGGCGGTATCTGACCGCATTTTGGTGATGTCGAACGGCAAATTGACGGCAAATGTCTCTCGTCAGTTAGCGAATGAATCGGCATTGGTTACGGCAAGCGCACAAGGGTTTGAATGA
- a CDS encoding helix-turn-helix domain-containing protein — protein MTDKIDTASRHITTAEDNIFTDLGFSDVEATQLLAESNAEIEQALAMKIALMASIASWIKSEGIRQVDAATLLHVSRPRVSDVVNQKTEKFTLDSLISMAGNIGKKVTLVIE, from the coding sequence ATGACAGATAAAATTGATACAGCATCACGTCATATTACGACGGCTGAAGACAACATTTTTACTGACTTAGGTTTCTCTGATGTAGAGGCGACTCAGTTATTGGCTGAATCAAATGCCGAAATTGAACAGGCTTTAGCAATGAAAATAGCCCTGATGGCGTCCATTGCCAGTTGGATCAAATCAGAAGGAATACGACAAGTGGACGCAGCAACACTCTTACATGTTTCGCGCCCTAGAGTTTCCGATGTCGTTAATCAAAAAACTGAGAAATTCACCCTTGATTCATTGATAAGCATGGCTGGAAATATTGGTAAAAAAGTCACACTCGTGATCGAATAG
- the dmsA gene encoding dimethylsulfoxide reductase subunit A, giving the protein MNETNESRLLTAEVTRRKLVQTTLVGGLAVATGAFSLPFSRTAQAVQSAINPSNANDNKVIWSACTVNCGSRCPLRMHVVDGEIKYVETDNTGDDDFDGLHQVRACLRGRSMRRRVYNPDRLKYPMKRIGARGEGKFKRISWEEAYDTLAASMQHIIKEYGNEAIYLNYGTGTLGGTMTRSWPPGSTLIARLMNCCGGYLNHYGDYSTAQIAAGLNYTYGGWADGNSPSDIENSKLVVLFGNNPGETRMSGGGVTYYLEQAREKSNAKMIVIDPRYTDTAAGREDEWIPLRPGTDAALASALAHVLISENLVDQPFLDTYCVGYDEKTLPEGAPANSHYKAYILGQGADKTAKTPQWAASITGIPAAKIIQLAREIGSVKPAYIAQGWGPQRHSNGENTSRAIAMLAILTGNVGINGGNSGAREGSYGLPFVRMPTLENPIKTSISMFLWTDAIERGPEMTALRDGVQGKDKLDVPIKFIWNYASNCLINQHAEINRTHDILQDDKKCEMIVVIDNHMTSSAKYADIILPDCTASEQMDFCLDASSGNMAYVIFADQVIAPRFECKNIYEMTSELAKRMGVEQQFTEGRTQEGWLRHLYQQSQQAIPELPSFEAFREQGIFKKRDPAGHHVAYQAFRADPIANPLTTPSGKIEIYSAALAQIAATWELPPDDVIDPLPVYAAGFESFDDPLNQQYPLQLTGFHYKARTHSTYGNVDVLKASCRQEMWINPIDARERDIKNGDIVRIFNGRGEVQINAKVTPRMMPGVVALGEGAWYSPDEKRIDRAGSINVLTTQRPSPLAKGNPSHTNLVQVTKA; this is encoded by the coding sequence ATGAATGAGACCAACGAATCCCGGCTGTTAACGGCAGAAGTCACTCGCCGAAAACTGGTCCAAACAACTCTGGTCGGCGGCCTTGCCGTGGCAACGGGGGCGTTTTCGCTCCCCTTTAGCCGCACCGCGCAGGCTGTTCAATCCGCCATTAATCCAAGCAATGCCAACGATAACAAAGTGATCTGGAGTGCTTGTACCGTCAACTGTGGTAGCCGTTGTCCGCTGCGCATGCATGTGGTTGATGGCGAAATAAAATACGTCGAAACCGATAATACCGGCGATGACGATTTTGATGGACTGCATCAGGTGCGCGCCTGCTTGCGTGGGCGTTCTATGCGCCGCCGAGTCTATAACCCCGACCGATTGAAATACCCGATGAAACGCATTGGCGCACGTGGCGAAGGCAAGTTCAAACGAATTTCGTGGGAAGAGGCTTATGACACGCTGGCTGCCAGCATGCAGCACATCATCAAAGAGTATGGTAACGAGGCTATCTATCTGAACTATGGCACGGGGACCTTGGGCGGCACCATGACCCGTTCTTGGCCACCGGGTTCAACGTTAATTGCGCGTTTGATGAACTGTTGCGGTGGTTATCTGAATCACTATGGTGATTACAGTACCGCGCAGATTGCCGCCGGTCTGAATTACACCTATGGCGGCTGGGCAGACGGTAATAGCCCGTCCGATATTGAAAACAGCAAGCTGGTGGTGTTGTTCGGTAACAACCCCGGCGAGACACGTATGAGTGGTGGTGGAGTCACTTATTATCTTGAACAGGCGCGGGAAAAATCCAACGCCAAGATGATTGTGATTGATCCCCGTTATACCGACACCGCCGCAGGCCGTGAAGATGAGTGGATCCCCTTGCGGCCCGGTACCGATGCTGCGCTTGCCTCGGCTCTCGCCCATGTGTTGATCAGTGAAAACTTGGTGGATCAACCCTTCCTCGACACTTACTGCGTGGGTTATGACGAGAAAACGTTACCGGAAGGTGCGCCGGCCAATAGTCATTACAAAGCTTATATTCTGGGGCAAGGTGCCGATAAAACGGCCAAGACCCCGCAGTGGGCAGCCAGTATTACCGGTATTCCAGCGGCAAAAATCATTCAGTTGGCGCGGGAAATCGGTTCGGTCAAACCGGCTTATATCGCGCAGGGATGGGGGCCACAGCGCCACTCTAACGGTGAAAATACCAGCCGTGCCATTGCGATGTTGGCTATTTTAACCGGTAACGTAGGGATTAATGGCGGCAACTCCGGTGCCCGTGAAGGCTCTTATGGTTTGCCGTTTGTCCGCATGCCCACATTAGAAAACCCCATCAAAACCAGCATTTCCATGTTCTTGTGGACGGATGCTATCGAGCGTGGCCCAGAAATGACGGCGCTACGCGATGGGGTACAGGGGAAAGATAAACTGGATGTACCCATTAAGTTTATCTGGAACTACGCCAGTAACTGCCTGATTAATCAGCATGCTGAAATCAATCGTACCCATGACATTCTGCAAGACGATAAGAAATGCGAAATGATTGTGGTTATTGATAATCATATGACGTCCTCGGCCAAATACGCCGATATCATTTTGCCCGATTGTACCGCCTCAGAGCAGATGGATTTTTGCCTTGATGCCTCCAGCGGCAATATGGCGTATGTCATTTTTGCCGATCAGGTGATCGCGCCGCGCTTTGAATGTAAAAACATTTATGAAATGACCTCTGAGCTGGCGAAACGCATGGGGGTTGAGCAGCAGTTCACCGAAGGGCGCACGCAAGAAGGCTGGTTGCGTCATCTCTATCAGCAGTCGCAGCAAGCCATTCCTGAGTTACCCTCTTTTGAAGCATTCCGCGAACAAGGTATTTTCAAAAAACGCGATCCGGCAGGGCACCATGTGGCCTATCAAGCCTTCCGCGCCGATCCTATCGCCAATCCGTTAACAACCCCGTCGGGTAAGATCGAGATTTATTCTGCTGCGTTGGCGCAAATTGCCGCGACTTGGGAATTGCCACCAGACGACGTTATCGATCCACTGCCGGTGTATGCCGCCGGTTTTGAGAGCTTTGACGATCCCCTTAATCAGCAATATCCATTACAGCTCACCGGCTTCCATTACAAAGCCAGAACCCATTCTACTTACGGCAACGTTGACGTACTAAAAGCGTCCTGCCGCCAAGAGATGTGGATTAACCCGATAGATGCGAGAGAGCGTGACATCAAAAATGGCGATATCGTGCGCATCTTCAATGGGCGCGGTGAAGTGCAGATTAACGCCAAAGTGACGCCACGCATGATGCCGGGGGTTGTCGCGCTGGGTGAGGGGGCGTGGTACAGCCCCGATGAGAAACGCATTGATCGGGCGGGCAGCATTAACGTCCTGACCACGCAACGTCCTTCTCCGTTGGCGAAAGGGAACCCATCCCACACCAACCTCGTTCAAGTTACCAAGGCATAA
- the fucO gene encoding lactaldehyde reductase: MNRMILNEMSWFGRGSLAALTDEVERRGYQKALVVTDKMLLECGVANRLLDRLTQAGLDFAVFDAVKPNPTISIVQQGVAAFRHSGADYLIALGGGSPQDTCKAIGIIINNPEFADVRSLEGVADTRQPCVPILAIPTTAGTAAEVTINYVITDEERRRKFVCVDPHAIPAVAFIDADMMDSMPPALKAATGVDALTHAIEGYLTKGAWELTDALHLKAIEVISRSLRASVKGEAAATEDMALGQYIAGMGFSNVGLGLVHGMAHPLGAFYNMPHGVANAILLPYIMRYNAAFTGERFRYIAMAMGVENALSSPLEHVRENTIEAVIALNRDIGIPSSLSAVGMVAEDIPALAEAAFADVCTGGNPRDATVDEIKALYHQAC; the protein is encoded by the coding sequence ATGAACAGAATGATTTTAAATGAAATGTCGTGGTTTGGTCGGGGATCATTAGCAGCACTGACCGATGAAGTTGAGCGGCGCGGCTATCAAAAAGCGTTAGTGGTGACGGACAAAATGCTGCTCGAATGTGGCGTTGCAAATCGCCTGCTCGACAGATTGACACAAGCGGGCTTGGATTTCGCCGTGTTTGATGCCGTGAAGCCCAATCCTACCATCAGCATTGTGCAACAAGGTGTCGCGGCCTTTCGCCACAGTGGCGCTGATTATCTGATAGCGTTGGGTGGCGGCTCACCGCAAGATACCTGCAAAGCGATTGGTATCATCATTAACAACCCTGAATTTGCCGATGTACGCAGTTTGGAAGGCGTCGCTGATACCCGTCAACCTTGCGTGCCGATTCTGGCGATTCCGACTACCGCAGGCACTGCGGCAGAAGTCACCATTAACTATGTGATTACTGATGAAGAGCGGCGGCGTAAGTTTGTTTGCGTCGATCCTCACGCCATTCCCGCCGTCGCGTTTATCGATGCCGACATGATGGACAGTATGCCACCCGCTCTTAAAGCCGCGACGGGTGTCGATGCGTTGACCCACGCCATTGAAGGTTATCTGACGAAAGGCGCATGGGAGCTGACGGATGCGCTGCATCTTAAAGCCATCGAAGTGATCAGTCGTTCATTGCGCGCCTCGGTAAAAGGGGAGGCTGCTGCGACAGAAGATATGGCGCTTGGGCAATATATCGCGGGTATGGGGTTTTCCAATGTGGGATTGGGGCTGGTGCATGGTATGGCGCATCCGCTGGGGGCGTTTTATAACATGCCTCATGGCGTCGCCAATGCCATTTTATTGCCTTATATCATGCGCTATAACGCGGCCTTTACCGGTGAACGCTTCCGCTATATTGCCATGGCAATGGGCGTCGAGAATGCATTGAGCTCACCATTGGAACACGTCCGAGAAAACACCATTGAGGCGGTCATCGCCTTAAATCGTGACATCGGCATTCCGTCCTCGTTGAGTGCGGTGGGGATGGTGGCGGAGGATATTCCGGCACTGGCAGAAGCTGCATTTGCTGATGTCTGTACGGGAGGTAACCCGCGTGATGCAACGGTAGATGAGATTAAGGCGCTATATCATCAAGCTTGTTGA